A DNA window from Corynebacterium ciconiae DSM 44920 contains the following coding sequences:
- a CDS encoding vWA domain-containing protein, whose translation MQSETSNSSTSTTSTETQEPEESEESDESGEPEDAEPVEQPEVRQLNRKPRAAGDLNQRLCGQKVGILIDVSGSTAQQKPAYKDALRRVGANLAGTGSTVGVQTFASNAPAKPNGGFSARLLDPAGKQAFDSYIDRLDGEWPQGDTQRSDYQRGLASVQNQGYDVVILIGDGYMYNDPPRSGYLAGTYSAPVFEAINISDAMRSSGTRVLGVRVNEDVQTARVFNSAPVGGLRTLNQLFPDAQAVPAGFSRISGSEVVIFNNKFQKPRSIRGSVGSREGLHSNGRWLPLYTQWQFDSPAAYLGRLTDTVVGSNYGQLADELDKLTSGCVGTITIHKEIVDANGRVDTRADTGGFTFRADRALVNGREQQRVQQSTGGDGATTFNFPVTKNGTTSIAIEEVLGGNSPYRLRPQDAPGGQKATAICQVRNAGSSAPISYGSGSGRVVKSEVNNKKFTITGLRDKDIVDCTVQNTAGTPEFNVSKSAVPQPRVITGNGQEFKAAYQVDVRNTGTVEGTPAQIKEIPSAPKGLSILRVEVQNPNEVRNSLIQRPGQLSKSGPAWVLPEANMRPIPAKQTRSVKVNVVYRVNNVGNIPENLTCPSGGLKNRVELSGNKRADACVSMSRPAVSVNKFLNGEDADTRESASSTTGAGQTTVRYTIRNDGSTPLTAFTIADAQLDPNTSRPNGKIRPTGLSCDRNARVVQQGDTVRVVPAQALAPRGSLSCTWRSDRLAAAPGDYHANRATIMASFNVPEDQKVNQNAIGPVSATDDAWMFTLPILNGDLPLTGGKGVWPLLLAGASLALAGGLALRRAKA comes from the coding sequence GTGCAATCCGAGACCTCAAACTCATCTACATCGACGACCTCAACCGAGACACAAGAGCCTGAGGAATCGGAGGAATCCGACGAATCTGGGGAACCAGAGGATGCTGAACCCGTCGAGCAGCCGGAGGTTCGTCAGTTAAACCGCAAGCCACGGGCGGCTGGGGATCTCAACCAGCGGCTCTGCGGCCAAAAGGTAGGGATCCTGATCGATGTATCGGGTTCGACAGCTCAGCAGAAGCCTGCCTACAAGGACGCATTGAGACGAGTAGGGGCTAATCTCGCAGGCACTGGTTCTACCGTAGGGGTTCAAACCTTTGCTAGTAATGCGCCAGCGAAGCCGAATGGAGGCTTTTCTGCGCGATTGCTCGATCCTGCGGGGAAGCAAGCTTTCGATAGCTACATTGACCGGCTCGATGGAGAGTGGCCGCAAGGAGACACACAGCGGTCTGACTACCAGCGTGGCCTTGCCAGTGTGCAAAACCAAGGTTATGACGTCGTAATTCTCATCGGCGACGGTTACATGTACAACGATCCACCGCGGTCGGGATACTTGGCAGGCACTTACAGTGCACCCGTTTTCGAAGCAATAAACATCTCGGATGCAATGAGGAGTAGTGGCACGCGGGTTCTTGGAGTGCGTGTTAACGAGGATGTGCAAACGGCACGAGTCTTCAACTCAGCACCTGTAGGTGGTCTGCGCACATTAAATCAGCTTTTCCCCGATGCTCAAGCTGTGCCTGCCGGATTCTCGAGGATCTCGGGTTCGGAAGTAGTCATTTTCAATAACAAATTCCAAAAACCACGAAGCATTCGCGGCAGCGTAGGAAGCAGGGAAGGGCTACACAGCAACGGAAGGTGGCTACCACTATATACACAGTGGCAGTTTGATAGTCCCGCCGCCTACCTAGGGCGGCTGACTGACACCGTCGTTGGGTCCAACTATGGTCAGCTCGCGGACGAGCTGGATAAATTGACTTCCGGTTGCGTCGGTACCATCACGATTCATAAGGAGATCGTGGATGCAAACGGCCGAGTGGATACCCGTGCAGATACGGGAGGCTTCACCTTCCGCGCCGATCGGGCGCTGGTCAACGGTCGCGAACAGCAGCGTGTACAGCAGTCTACGGGCGGCGACGGTGCAACGACCTTCAATTTCCCTGTTACTAAAAACGGAACCACAAGCATCGCTATTGAAGAGGTCCTTGGAGGTAATTCGCCTTATAGGCTGCGACCGCAAGACGCTCCCGGCGGACAGAAAGCTACGGCCATTTGTCAAGTGAGGAACGCGGGGTCTAGCGCTCCAATCTCCTACGGCAGTGGTAGCGGACGAGTGGTCAAGTCTGAGGTGAATAACAAGAAGTTCACCATCACCGGATTGAGAGATAAGGACATTGTGGACTGCACGGTGCAGAACACCGCTGGCACTCCCGAGTTCAATGTGTCGAAGTCTGCGGTTCCCCAGCCTCGCGTAATCACCGGTAACGGCCAAGAGTTCAAAGCGGCATACCAAGTTGACGTGCGCAATACCGGAACAGTCGAGGGCACCCCAGCCCAAATTAAGGAAATTCCATCGGCTCCCAAAGGCCTGAGTATTCTCCGAGTTGAGGTGCAGAACCCAAACGAAGTACGTAATTCTCTGATTCAGCGCCCCGGTCAGCTCAGCAAAAGCGGGCCAGCGTGGGTTCTACCTGAAGCAAATATGCGGCCGATTCCAGCGAAGCAGACTAGGTCTGTCAAAGTCAATGTGGTCTACAGAGTCAATAACGTAGGCAATATTCCCGAGAATCTGACCTGCCCCTCGGGTGGTTTGAAAAATCGTGTAGAGCTGTCGGGTAATAAGCGAGCTGACGCGTGTGTAAGTATGTCGAGGCCTGCTGTCTCGGTAAATAAGTTCCTGAACGGTGAGGACGCCGACACTAGGGAGAGCGCGTCAAGCACTACAGGTGCTGGACAGACGACCGTTAGGTACACAATTCGCAACGATGGTTCGACTCCGCTTACAGCATTCACCATCGCCGACGCCCAGCTAGATCCGAATACGTCTCGACCAAATGGGAAGATTCGCCCCACTGGCCTCTCGTGCGATAGGAACGCTCGGGTGGTTCAGCAAGGTGACACGGTACGCGTGGTGCCTGCTCAAGCACTAGCTCCACGAGGTTCGCTTTCCTGCACGTGGCGATCCGATCGCTTGGCTGCGGCCCCCGGTGACTACCACGCCAACAGGGCCACAATTATGGCTAGCTTCAACGTCCCCGAAGATCAAAAGGTGAACCAAAACGCTATCGGTCCAGTCAGTGCAACCGATGACGCGTGGATGTTTACCTTGCCCATCCTTAATGGAGATTTACCCCTCACAGGTGGCAAGGGCGTGTGGCCCCTATTGCTAGCGGGCGCATCCCTAGCGCTAGCAGGTGGCTTAGCACTCCGACGCGCAAAAGCGTAA
- a CDS encoding GNAT family N-acetyltransferase yields MTTYFSVSHLGHLSAKEVHQLYKLRVDVFVAEQHCPYHEIDDVDLQASTMHIMARNGSRLVGCARMVPTTFGEFAAATGASAEELEADTAVVQFGRLALEQDARGTGLAPDIIDQALKMAAGQFSGQPVVLAAQSGLESYYERFGFTRCGEEFDDAGTPHIPMVRR; encoded by the coding sequence ATGACAACTTACTTTTCCGTATCCCACCTCGGTCACCTCTCCGCTAAGGAGGTGCACCAGCTCTACAAACTGCGCGTTGATGTGTTTGTAGCCGAGCAGCACTGCCCGTATCACGAGATCGATGATGTTGATCTTCAGGCCAGCACCATGCACATCATGGCCCGCAACGGCAGCCGTCTCGTGGGTTGTGCCCGCATGGTGCCCACCACCTTTGGTGAGTTCGCCGCAGCCACCGGCGCCAGTGCCGAGGAGCTTGAAGCAGATACGGCCGTGGTGCAGTTCGGCCGCCTCGCCCTCGAGCAGGACGCCCGCGGCACCGGGCTGGCCCCAGACATCATTGATCAAGCCCTGAAGATGGCCGCAGGCCAGTTCAGCGGCCAGCCGGTGGTGCTCGCCGCCCAAAGCGGGCTCGAAAGCTACTACGAGCGTTTCGGCTTCACCCGCTGCGGCGAGGAGTTCGACGATGCCGGCACACCCCACATCCCCATGGTGCGCCGCTAG
- a CDS encoding class C sortase, whose product MTTIVNSDAPTPKQVNAGLVRRRLVPLIIILLGIAILSYPVVATYLANSKQSSAAQAYSQTIVDNTTQEERDEAIRRAHEWNENHAGGPVLDPWLARVDKSNLEYQEYLSQLDLADVMGRIVIPKIKSDLPVYHGTDEETLNRGIGHLYGSSLPVGGESTHAVLTGHTGLSHATLWDNLTDVEKGDGIYLSVAGQKMKYEVTDINVVLPNETDLLKPEAGADKLTLITCTPYGVNSHRLLVTGHRVPLDDEEADQILEQSYTPWQWWMTLVAVIVAAVLIATFVWFMKQRRRASEQGE is encoded by the coding sequence GTGACCACCATCGTGAACTCGGACGCACCCACGCCGAAGCAAGTGAATGCGGGTCTGGTGCGGCGTCGCCTCGTTCCCCTCATCATCATCCTGCTCGGGATCGCAATCCTGAGCTACCCCGTAGTGGCTACCTACTTAGCCAACTCCAAGCAGAGCAGTGCGGCACAGGCCTATTCCCAAACCATCGTGGATAACACCACTCAGGAAGAACGCGATGAGGCCATCCGTCGCGCGCACGAATGGAACGAGAACCACGCGGGAGGGCCCGTGCTGGACCCTTGGTTGGCACGTGTAGACAAGTCCAATCTGGAATACCAGGAGTACCTCTCCCAGCTGGACTTGGCGGACGTGATGGGGCGCATCGTGATCCCGAAGATCAAATCCGATCTCCCCGTGTACCACGGGACTGATGAGGAGACTCTGAACCGCGGCATCGGGCACCTCTACGGCAGCTCCCTGCCGGTCGGTGGCGAATCCACCCACGCCGTACTCACCGGCCACACCGGTCTGTCCCACGCCACCTTGTGGGACAACCTCACCGATGTGGAAAAGGGAGACGGCATCTACCTCAGCGTCGCTGGGCAGAAAATGAAGTACGAAGTCACCGATATCAACGTGGTGCTTCCGAACGAAACCGATCTGCTCAAGCCCGAGGCCGGGGCAGACAAGCTCACTTTGATTACCTGCACGCCCTACGGCGTGAACTCTCATCGGCTGCTCGTCACTGGGCACCGCGTGCCGCTGGATGATGAGGAAGCAGATCAGATCTTGGAACAGTCCTACACGCCGTGGCAGTGGTGGATGACGCTCGTAGCAGTCATCGTCGCCGCCGTGCTCATCGCTACCTTCGTGTGGTTTATGAAACAGCGCCGGCGCGCATCCGAACAAGGAGAGTAA
- a CDS encoding SpaH/EbpB family LPXTG-anchored major pilin, with translation MLTQSHHRMRVLSGWIIGALLLVIAWAPAVLAVDKPQASLIDPSARGELIIHKSLGDPLTQFGDPSNPDADLSREPIPGLTFKIRQITNVDLTTNEGWQELEKTGLGDYFTGGSREAYLGEARTASTDEKGVARFSDLPLGAYFVEEEPSAAQKNSLSLVNPFIVTIPSTDRENHNEWNYTVEVNAKDQRIMANKDVSTRCIKAGDTFNYGISATTPAPDVNGAISRFEIADPLPAEVSFVEGSSKVSIQRPGKELKDVALAAEDYTVVVTNGVAQMSLHDTALTTLAELRRGNPETTVSWTFTVKGPAEATGQKLTNRGYVLVQGYPQFFADTTPGVRTNQVSTRVGDCTPHPTDIPIPVPNPDMPELGDQPGPSDSPNAPGDDGGSGPSEEPGTEPGSAPGGGSGSSSGSSGPLASTGASVIGLVIAGGLLVALGIWMSSRRGRSE, from the coding sequence ATGCTCACCCAGTCTCACCACCGCATGCGGGTTCTTAGCGGCTGGATCATCGGGGCGCTGCTGCTGGTCATCGCGTGGGCCCCGGCGGTGCTCGCCGTCGATAAGCCGCAGGCATCCCTCATTGATCCCTCAGCCCGCGGCGAACTCATCATCCATAAATCCCTCGGAGACCCCCTCACTCAATTTGGTGATCCCAGCAATCCCGATGCGGACCTCAGCCGGGAGCCGATTCCAGGCTTGACGTTTAAGATCCGACAGATCACTAACGTGGATCTCACCACCAACGAAGGCTGGCAGGAGTTAGAAAAAACCGGGCTCGGTGATTACTTCACCGGTGGCAGCAGGGAGGCTTACCTCGGCGAGGCGCGCACCGCGAGCACCGACGAGAAGGGAGTGGCGCGCTTCAGCGACCTCCCACTGGGTGCCTACTTCGTGGAAGAAGAACCCAGCGCCGCCCAGAAGAACTCCCTCTCCTTGGTCAACCCGTTCATCGTCACCATCCCCAGCACTGACCGTGAGAACCACAACGAGTGGAACTACACGGTGGAGGTAAATGCCAAGGATCAGCGGATCATGGCTAATAAGGATGTCTCTACCCGGTGCATCAAGGCAGGGGACACCTTTAACTATGGCATCTCCGCCACCACCCCGGCCCCCGATGTCAACGGTGCGATCAGCCGCTTCGAGATCGCCGATCCGCTGCCCGCCGAGGTGAGCTTCGTTGAAGGGAGCTCGAAGGTGAGCATCCAGCGCCCCGGTAAAGAGCTCAAGGATGTTGCCCTCGCCGCCGAGGACTACACAGTGGTGGTCACCAATGGTGTGGCACAGATGAGCCTGCACGACACGGCACTGACAACCCTCGCGGAGCTGCGTCGCGGCAACCCAGAGACCACCGTCTCGTGGACTTTCACCGTGAAGGGCCCGGCAGAGGCTACGGGGCAGAAGCTCACTAACCGCGGATACGTGCTGGTGCAGGGCTATCCCCAGTTCTTTGCCGACACCACCCCCGGTGTGCGCACCAACCAGGTGAGCACCCGAGTCGGCGATTGCACACCCCACCCCACAGACATTCCCATCCCGGTTCCGAATCCTGATATGCCCGAGCTGGGCGATCAGCCCGGCCCTTCGGATAGCCCCAATGCCCCCGGTGATGACGGCGGCAGTGGGCCAAGTGAAGAGCCTGGCACAGAACCAGGATCGGCCCCTGGCGGCGGATCGGGCAGCAGCTCCGGTAGTTCCGGGCCGCTCGCTAGCACCGGTGCCAGCGTGATCGGGCTTGTGATCGCCGGTGGCCTGCTCGTGGCCCTCGGTATCTGGATGAGCTCCCGCCGCGGCCGCTCCGAGTAG
- a CDS encoding SpaH/EbpB family LPXTG-anchored major pilin: MNKFARSAFAVAASGAIVFGSAGIAAAQDAPCAGGVCDTMQAAKDEGLKLHVHKFENSSPSQRGNGTEISETGSLGAPLDGATFKVEKVEGVDLTTNEGQKKAERIAKGTEQAPSFREIETKVTSSGGQADFELSEIGLYRVTETAAPTGYEATQSEPFFVAVPLTDPDGRDGFLPEVHVYPKNKKQEDVVTKSVTDENAVKAGDKITYTVSGKVPSASSLSSVVLTDLYPDARLETPEVKSVTLGDDTPLTATEDYTVENRSGEVAISLTESGIEKLVAKEGAARQVKATIDFTVRANGQSETDPIKNNAKISTSSSPDGPGTEVEIPEEDRPETFFGNVKINKTNTSGERVEATFDLYRCNSENDLQGDSVISDINVSAADGFTIAGLHVNDYVNGAVGETTPSGYCLVETKAGEGYELLPKPVYFQVKKDGNDTIDLTTVKIENVEANTGFDLPLTGGRGVTMLLVLGGVLIVGGGAYAYYSNRRQNAAS; encoded by the coding sequence ATGAATAAGTTTGCACGCAGCGCTTTCGCTGTCGCTGCCTCCGGCGCGATTGTATTTGGCTCCGCCGGCATCGCCGCTGCACAGGACGCACCCTGTGCAGGTGGCGTGTGCGACACCATGCAGGCCGCTAAAGACGAAGGCCTCAAGCTTCACGTCCATAAATTTGAGAATAGCTCGCCTAGCCAGCGAGGAAACGGCACCGAAATTTCTGAAACTGGCTCTCTTGGTGCTCCCCTTGACGGTGCCACCTTTAAAGTCGAGAAAGTTGAGGGTGTGGACCTAACCACAAACGAGGGGCAAAAGAAGGCTGAGCGCATCGCGAAGGGAACTGAACAGGCTCCTAGTTTTCGTGAGATTGAAACCAAGGTGACGTCCAGTGGCGGACAGGCTGACTTTGAGCTCTCCGAGATAGGACTGTACCGCGTTACCGAGACGGCCGCTCCTACCGGTTACGAGGCTACTCAGTCCGAGCCCTTCTTCGTTGCTGTTCCCTTGACAGATCCGGATGGGCGAGACGGGTTCCTCCCCGAGGTGCACGTCTACCCGAAGAACAAGAAGCAGGAAGATGTTGTCACCAAGAGCGTAACTGACGAGAATGCGGTTAAGGCTGGCGACAAGATTACGTACACGGTTTCCGGCAAGGTCCCGTCGGCGTCTTCGCTATCTTCCGTTGTCTTGACTGACCTCTACCCAGATGCTCGCCTAGAAACCCCCGAGGTTAAGAGCGTCACCTTGGGAGATGACACGCCGCTAACTGCCACCGAAGATTACACGGTTGAAAACCGGTCGGGTGAGGTTGCAATTAGCCTGACTGAATCCGGTATCGAGAAACTCGTCGCCAAAGAAGGTGCTGCTCGTCAGGTGAAGGCCACCATTGACTTCACTGTAAGGGCCAATGGGCAGTCTGAGACCGACCCGATCAAGAATAATGCCAAGATCTCAACCTCGTCTTCCCCCGATGGGCCGGGTACCGAGGTTGAGATTCCGGAGGAAGACCGCCCTGAGACCTTCTTCGGCAACGTTAAAATCAATAAGACCAACACCTCAGGTGAAAGGGTTGAAGCTACTTTTGATCTCTACCGCTGCAACTCTGAAAATGACCTCCAGGGGGACTCGGTTATCTCTGACATCAATGTCTCAGCCGCTGATGGGTTCACTATCGCCGGTCTCCACGTCAATGACTATGTAAATGGCGCAGTGGGGGAAACCACCCCGAGTGGCTACTGCTTGGTTGAGACCAAGGCCGGCGAGGGCTACGAGCTGCTCCCGAAGCCTGTCTATTTCCAGGTGAAAAAGGATGGAAACGACACTATTGATCTCACCACCGTAAAAATCGAGAACGTTGAGGCCAACACCGGCTTCGACTTGCCCCTCACTGGTGGTCGCGGTGTGACCATGCTGCTCGTGCTGGGTGGCGTGTTGATCGTTGGCGGTGGCGCTTACGCCTACTATTCCAACCGTCGCCAGAACGCTGCTTCCTAA